A genome region from Methanophagales archaeon includes the following:
- a CDS encoding AAA-associated domain-containing protein — translation MMGANTGYIPYLRIGKMNEILKQIPLQYISVVNEFSTRDIARAIGVSMTTVNNLIATMKSLDFIVGRRRFLFTRPGADYSVLIRTDEEAAKKILEEQTNKIEYFVVVKQELIQKGELTIFEIGDEMVKRYGKNWTNPLTLKTYGAAIASILDFTGFGHYRRGILRLEEEKEGMDSPVPYLSVEKMLKIMDALFPEGSEIHKLAAELGTEERRLSQELSCCRAMGFVRHPRRGFYELTEDGREITRSSDGLRKKKFTEHLLGSGYKKLIDRLQQQLHADDKITLITLGDLLEEGYNRQWSEITKRTYAKKFLNWLRYSGIVVKVEGGYKLRVS, via the coding sequence ATGATGGGAGCGAATACAGGATATATCCCCTATCTGCGCATCGGTAAGATGAACGAGATATTGAAGCAGATACCGCTGCAATACATCTCGGTAGTGAATGAGTTCTCAACCAGGGATATAGCGAGGGCTATTGGAGTGAGCATGACCACGGTTAATAATCTTATAGCAACAATGAAATCGCTCGATTTTATTGTTGGGCGGCGGAGATTCTTGTTTACACGCCCGGGTGCAGACTATTCTGTCCTAATAAGGACGGATGAAGAGGCGGCGAAGAAGATACTGGAAGAGCAGACGAACAAGATCGAGTATTTTGTAGTGGTGAAGCAGGAACTGATTCAGAAAGGGGAACTGACGATCTTTGAGATTGGTGACGAGATGGTAAAGCGGTATGGTAAGAATTGGACAAACCCGCTGACCTTAAAGACCTATGGCGCTGCAATTGCAAGCATACTTGATTTCACAGGCTTTGGGCATTATAGAAGGGGGATTTTAAGACTTGAGGAAGAGAAGGAGGGGATGGACAGCCCCGTTCCTTATCTCAGTGTGGAGAAGATGCTGAAGATAATGGATGCTCTATTCCCCGAGGGTAGTGAAATTCATAAACTTGCGGCTGAACTGGGAACAGAGGAGAGACGGTTGAGTCAGGAACTCTCATGTTGTCGTGCAATGGGGTTTGTCAGGCACCCACGGAGAGGTTTTTACGAATTGACAGAGGATGGGCGGGAGATAACGCGCAGCAGTGATGGGCTCAGGAAGAAGAAATTCACCGAACATCTGCTTGGTTCTGGTTATAAAAAACTTATAGACAGGCTACAGCAGCAACTACATGCTGACGATAAAATAACGCTGATAACGCTTGGTGATCTCTTAGAAGAGGGATATAACAGGCAATGGTCGGAGATAACGAAGAGAACATACGCGAAGAAGTTCTTAAACTGGCTCAGGTATTCAGGCATCGTGGTCAAGGTAGAGGGAGGCTATAAATTGCGTGTATCTTAA
- a CDS encoding ATP-dependent DNA helicase, producing MEESSFFPFPSVREGQREFMADVKHAVEAGGILVAHAPTGIGKTVAALVPALLYAIENEKTIFFLTSKRSQHKIAIDTLRLIKERNDLNLTAVDITSKQSMCPRAVSVYREFYSLFNEFCRNEQKNKRCWYYMNHDEEALARIRGEIMHVEELCEWCKTRQICPYKAALEVGKSADVIVCDYNYLFSRDIASKVLEKIEKNLDELIVIVDEAHNLPDRIRNNLSSELRLKTISETARSIRNIDREMYNNLLQMEMILSKLVTNAAKAKIAEITVDRNFLVGELEKMLRRRIEVMSYKEFINAIRSRAESIHGSRSADGEPRKERDILQSNLISISDFLDAWTTEEKCLRILSINDNPTLFLKLLDPSVLSEPVFRRAHASIMMSGTLYPVEMYADVLGATRVNGREIALREYKSPFPRENRLIAVTKGLTTRYTKRGEAMYRRIGEKIEGVAENVRGGIAVFFPSYALLKAILVYLSPHIRKRVMVERREMGKMERNRLYERLRDDEAGILFAVQGGSFSEGMDYESNTLKAIIIVGLPLSPPTLEVKATQGYYAGKYGAEKGRLYGYLYPAITKVLQAAGRGIRSEHDRCIIILMDYRFAQFPYKRCLPPDFDMIFTDKVEDLCRSFFNIGSETNSSFMIP from the coding sequence ATGGAAGAGAGTTCGTTCTTCCCTTTCCCTTCTGTGCGAGAAGGGCAGAGAGAGTTTATGGCAGATGTGAAGCATGCAGTAGAAGCTGGTGGGATCCTCGTTGCTCACGCACCTACCGGAATAGGTAAAACCGTAGCAGCTCTCGTTCCCGCTCTTCTGTATGCCATCGAGAATGAAAAGACAATCTTCTTCCTCACATCCAAACGAAGTCAGCATAAAATAGCTATTGATACTCTAAGGCTGATAAAGGAGCGCAACGATCTGAATCTCACCGCTGTTGATATCACGTCCAAGCAATCCATGTGTCCGAGGGCGGTATCCGTCTATCGTGAGTTCTATTCCCTCTTCAATGAGTTCTGCAGGAATGAGCAGAAGAATAAAAGATGCTGGTATTACATGAACCATGATGAAGAAGCCTTAGCCCGGATAAGAGGCGAGATAATGCATGTGGAAGAGCTGTGTGAATGGTGCAAAACGAGGCAGATATGCCCCTATAAGGCGGCGCTGGAGGTGGGTAAAAGTGCAGATGTCATCGTTTGTGACTATAATTATCTCTTCTCCCGGGATATCGCATCGAAGGTGCTGGAGAAGATAGAGAAGAATCTTGATGAGCTTATTGTTATCGTTGACGAGGCTCATAATCTCCCGGATCGCATAAGAAATAATCTAAGCAGTGAACTACGCCTGAAAACCATCTCAGAAACAGCCAGGAGCATCAGGAATATAGACAGAGAGATGTATAACAATCTCTTACAGATGGAGATGATACTCAGCAAACTGGTGACGAATGCAGCAAAGGCAAAGATAGCGGAGATAACTGTGGACAGGAATTTCCTGGTGGGCGAACTGGAGAAGATGCTTAGGCGGCGAATCGAAGTAATGAGCTATAAAGAGTTCATAAATGCAATCAGGAGCAGAGCAGAGAGTATCCATGGGTCCAGGTCCGCAGATGGTGAGCCCAGAAAGGAACGCGATATATTGCAGAGTAATCTGATTTCCATTTCTGACTTTCTCGATGCATGGACCACAGAAGAGAAATGCCTCCGTATTCTCTCCATCAATGATAATCCCACACTCTTTCTCAAACTTCTTGACCCCTCTGTTCTGAGCGAACCGGTATTCCGGAGGGCACATGCCTCCATAATGATGAGTGGCACGCTATACCCGGTGGAGATGTATGCCGATGTACTGGGTGCTACACGGGTCAATGGACGTGAGATAGCTTTACGTGAGTACAAATCTCCATTTCCACGTGAAAATCGGCTGATCGCTGTCACCAAAGGGCTCACAACCAGGTATACAAAGAGGGGTGAAGCGATGTACAGGCGAATAGGAGAGAAGATAGAGGGAGTGGCAGAGAATGTAAGAGGTGGCATAGCTGTCTTCTTCCCTTCTTATGCGCTTCTAAAGGCTATTTTAGTCTATTTATCGCCACATATCAGGAAGAGAGTGATGGTAGAGAGGCGAGAGATGGGGAAGATGGAACGGAACAGGCTATACGAGCGGTTAAGAGATGATGAAGCAGGGATTTTATTCGCCGTCCAGGGTGGCTCGTTCTCTGAAGGTATGGATTACGAATCCAATACGCTGAAGGCAATCATCATTGTTGGACTTCCACTGAGCCCGCCTACACTGGAAGTGAAAGCTACGCAGGGCTATTATGCAGGCAAATACGGCGCTGAGAAGGGGCGACTATATGGCTACCTCTACCCCGCGATTACAAAGGTACTGCAAGCCGCAGGTAGGGGAATAAGAAGCGAACATGACCGCTGCATCATCATTCTGATGGATTACCGGTTTGCTCAGTTCCCATATAAGAGATGCCTGCCGCCCGACTTCGATATGATATTCACAGATAAAGTGGAGGATTTATGCAGGAGCTTCTTCAACATTGGTTCCGAAACTAATTCCAGCTTTATGATACCATAA
- a CDS encoding SHOCT domain-containing protein — translation MEILKTRYALGELSETEFESIKKQL, via the coding sequence ATAGAGATTTTGAAGACAAGATATGCCCTTGGCGAGCTGTCAGAAACCGAATTCGAGAGTATAAAAAAGCAATTGTAA
- a CDS encoding methanogenesis marker 5 protein, giving the protein MKVLVYPPNSLILADLVERGGHEPVVLMREIGKHVRDAEIDAPPLNVTEDDLKRALRYVSVEEPAGVKGRIGLLAPLLEQAEASIILTDAPPTYGCMGCAVSDEFFKFLIRKRKIPTLEVKFEGGERMDEMVKQIMAFLKGLPKGEGK; this is encoded by the coding sequence ATGAAAGTATTAGTATACCCGCCGAATAGTTTGATATTAGCGGATTTGGTGGAAAGAGGGGGGCATGAACCGGTAGTACTGATGCGGGAGATAGGTAAGCATGTGCGAGATGCGGAGATTGATGCACCACCTTTGAATGTAACAGAGGACGACCTGAAGAGGGCTTTGCGGTATGTCTCGGTGGAAGAACCTGCAGGTGTGAAGGGAAGGATAGGACTGTTAGCGCCACTATTAGAGCAAGCAGAAGCTTCTATAATCCTCACTGATGCACCACCAACCTATGGGTGTATGGGTTGCGCCGTCTCCGATGAATTCTTCAAGTTCCTGATACGGAAGCGAAAGATACCGACGCTGGAAGTGAAGTTTGAGGGTGGAGAGCGAATGGACGAGATGGTGAAGCAGATAATGGCGTTTTTGAAGGGGCTACCGAAAGGTGAAGGTAAGTAG